One window of the Chelonoidis abingdonii isolate Lonesome George chromosome 3, CheloAbing_2.0, whole genome shotgun sequence genome contains the following:
- the SSTR4 gene encoding somatostatin receptor type 4 gives MSTDASHLPAGSQEASRPMWTPSSWMASDIPPNTSTSLAQLDQWQRAEEWGGTTREIAGTVVIQCIYALVCLLGLLGNSLVIFVILRYAKMKTATNIYLLNLAIADELLMLSIPFVATSAALHHWPFGRALCRTVLGVDGLNMFTSVFCLTVLSLDRYIAVVHPLRAATYRRPRVAKMVNGGVWLLSLLVASPIPIFAGTAATHDGRAVACNLLWPSPVWSAAFVFYTTLLGFLLPVLAMGLCYLLIVGKMQAVAQRVGWQQRRRSEGKLTRLVLIVVAMFVVCWMPFYVVQLVNLLLPGHLDATVNNASVILSYSNSCANPILYGFLSENFRHSFHGVLRRCCDASFCCCCHLGAAEEEEEEEPLDYCAIPKGEETSKGGMCPSLHCQREPVHPDPCCTPGTLLAKTTTF, from the coding sequence ATGAGCACCGATGCCAGCCACCTGCCTGCGGGATCCCAAGAGGCAAGCAGGCCTATGTGGACTCCATCCAGCTGGATGGCTTCCGACATCCCTCCCAACACCAGCACCTCCTTGGCACAGCTGGATCAGTGGCAAAGGGCGGAGGAGTGGGGTGGCACTACCAGAGAGATTGCAGGCACAGTAGTGATCCAGTGTATATATGCCCTGGTGTGCCTACTAGGCCTGCTCGGCAACTCACTGGTGATCTTCGTCATCCTGCGCTACGCCAAGATGAAGACAGCCACCAACATTTACCTGCTCAACCTGGCCATCGCTGACGAGCTCCTTATGCTCAGCATCCCCTTCGTGGCGACCTCAGCAGCGCTGCACCACTGGCCCTTCGGCCGGGCCCTGTGCCGCACTGTGCTGGGCGTGGACGGGCTTAACATGTTCACCAGCGTCTTCTGCCTGACTGTGCTCAGCCTGGATCGCTACATTGCTGTGGTGCACCCACTGCGGGCAGCCACCTATCGCCGGCCCAGGGTGGCCAAGATGGTCAATGGAGGGGTCTGGCTGCTCTCGCTTCTGGTGGCCTCGCCCATCCCCATCTTTGCTGGCACAGCCGCCACGCATGACGGCCGAGCGGTGGCCTGCAACCTGCTGTGGCCTAGTCCGGTCTGGTCAGCTGCCTTTGTGTTCTACACGACCTTGCTGGGTTTCCTGCTGCCGGTGCTGGCCATGGGCCTCTGCTACCTGCTGATTGTGGGTAAGATGCAGGCGGTGGCTCAGCGGGTGGGCTGGCAGCAGCGGCGGCGCTCAGAGGGGAAGCTGACCCGGCTGGTGTTGATCGTGGTGGCCATGTTCGTCGTGTGCTGGATGCCCTTTTATGTGGTTCAGCTGGTGaacctgctgctgcctggccacTTGGATGCCACGGTGAATAATGCCTCTGTCATCCTCAGCTACTCCAACAGCTGCGCCAACCCCATCCTCTATGGCTTCCTCTCGGAGAACTTCAGGCACTCCTTCCACGGGGTGCTGCGGCGGTGCTGCGACgccagcttctgctgctgctgccacctgggCGCcgctgaggaggaagaggaggaggagccgcTAGATTACTGTGCCATCCCCAAGGGGGAGGAGACAAGCAAAGGTGGCATGTGCCCATCTTTGCATTGCCAGCGGGAGCCTGTGCACCCTGACCCCTGCTGTACGCCTGGCACCCTCCTTGCAAAGACCACCACCTTCTAG